TTGGAGGAATTGGGGTAGGTGCCTCAACTATTGCAGCACCAGCATATATTTCTGAAATAGCACCAGCAAAAGACAGAGGAAGATTGGTAGCATTGTATCAGTTTAATATTGTTTTTGGTATCCTAGTAGCATTTTTATCAAATTACCTTTTAAGTGGTATAGGTGAAAATGATTGGAGATGGATGGTAGGTGTTGAAGCTATTCCTGCAGTATTATACATTTTGTTTGCATTAAAAGTACCTAAAAGTCCAAGATGGTTATTGTCTCAGTCAAGAGAACAAGAAGCAAGAGAAGTTTTACAAATTATCGATCCATCAGCAAATATAGATGAGCAAATTGCTGAGTTTAAAAGTCATTCTGATCAAAGTGATAAAACAGAAACTATCTTTATTAAAAAGTATAGATTCCCATTAATGTTGGCATTTTTAATTGCCTTTTTTAATCAGTTTTCAGGGATTAATGCATTCTTGTATTATGCACCACGTATTTTTGAAGAAGCTGGTTTAGGAGAAAGCACGGCTTTATTGAGTAGTGTAGGTATTGGGATTACAAACCTTATTTTTACTTTGTTAGGAGTTTTCTTAATTGATAAGTTAGGAAGAAAAACATTAATGTATATTGGTTCAGTAGGGTATATCATATCCTTAGGACTTGTTTCTGCAGCCTTTTTCTTAGGTTGGACAGGAATGGCTGTACCTTTCTTTTTATTCTTGTTTATTGCAGCTCATGCTGTTGGTCAAGGAGCAGTAATCTGGGTGTTTATCTCAGAAATATTCCCTAATCATTTAAGAGCATCAGGGCAATCTTTCGGAAGTTCTACTCACTGGATTTTAGCAGCATTAATTCCATCATTAATACCTTATTTATTTAGTCACCCAATGATTGGTGCTGGTGTTGTGTTCTTGGTTTTTGCAGGAATGATGATACTTCAGTTATTATTTGTTGCCTTTTTAATGCCAGAAACAAAAGGAAAAACATTAGAAGAGTTAGAGGATATTATTTTAAAGAAAAAATAAGTGGATGAAAACAGTATATAGCTTTTTCTTAATTTATTGTTTTACTATAAGTGTATTTGCATCAAATGTAGATACACTTGTAGTGCATAGTAATATCATGAATAAGGATATTAAAAATGTGGTAATTACTCCTGATAATTACAGCAAAAAAGAAAAAGCTTATGCGGTTGTTTATTTATTACATGGTGCAGGAGGGGATTATAAAACATGGTTAGCTAAAGCTCCTAAGGTAAAAGCCTATGCAGATTTATACAATGTAATTATTGTTTGTCCTGATGGAGGTAAAACAAGTTGGTATTTTGATAGTCCTGTTGATAAAACCATGCAATATGAAACCTATATTTCAAAAGAATTAATTTTAAGTATAGACCAAAATTACAATACGATTCCTGATATTAAGCACAGAGCAATATCTGGATTTAGCATGGGAGGACACGGAGCTTTGTACTTAGCTTTTAAGCATCCAGATGTATGGGGAGCTGCAGCAAGTATGAGTGGAGGTGTTGATATAAGACCATTTCCTAGAGGTTGGGATTTATCAAAAAGATTAGGGAGTTATGCAGAAAACCCAACCAATTGGGAAAATAACACAGTAATTAATCTAGTACATCTATTAAATGGTAAAAATCTAAAGTTTTTGTTTGACTGTGGTGTTGATGATTTTTTTTACGATTCCAATGTTAGATTACACAAAAAACTTATAGAAAGAAATATACCACATGATTATATAGAAAGACCGGGAGGTCATACCAATAAATATTGGGCAAACTCTATCAAATATCACATGGTATTTTTTAAAGACTTTTTTAATTAATAAATAAAATAATTCAAATGAATTTTAAAGCAGTTTATTTCTTTTCACTAATTACGTTATTGTTTGTTTCTTGCAAAAGCAAGTCAGCTAATAGTAAGGTTAAGCCTGAAACTGAAATATCATCTTTAGCAAATACAAAACCTA
Above is a genomic segment from Wenyingzhuangia fucanilytica containing:
- a CDS encoding alpha/beta hydrolase; this translates as MKTVYSFFLIYCFTISVFASNVDTLVVHSNIMNKDIKNVVITPDNYSKKEKAYAVVYLLHGAGGDYKTWLAKAPKVKAYADLYNVIIVCPDGGKTSWYFDSPVDKTMQYETYISKELILSIDQNYNTIPDIKHRAISGFSMGGHGALYLAFKHPDVWGAAASMSGGVDIRPFPRGWDLSKRLGSYAENPTNWENNTVINLVHLLNGKNLKFLFDCGVDDFFYDSNVRLHKKLIERNIPHDYIERPGGHTNKYWANSIKYHMVFFKDFFN
- a CDS encoding sugar porter family MFS transporter, which translates into the protein MNKKILLWSITAALAGFLFGFDVVVISGADKKLQLLWDSSDAFHGWVVMGMALWGTVLGAVFGGYPTNKFGRKNTLIVIGILFAVSAIGSALSNDPYIFAFARFIGGIGVGASTIAAPAYISEIAPAKDRGRLVALYQFNIVFGILVAFLSNYLLSGIGENDWRWMVGVEAIPAVLYILFALKVPKSPRWLLSQSREQEAREVLQIIDPSANIDEQIAEFKSHSDQSDKTETIFIKKYRFPLMLAFLIAFFNQFSGINAFLYYAPRIFEEAGLGESTALLSSVGIGITNLIFTLLGVFLIDKLGRKTLMYIGSVGYIISLGLVSAAFFLGWTGMAVPFFLFLFIAAHAVGQGAVIWVFISEIFPNHLRASGQSFGSSTHWILAALIPSLIPYLFSHPMIGAGVVFLVFAGMMILQLLFVAFLMPETKGKTLEELEDIILKKK